Genomic window (Oncorhynchus masou masou isolate Uvic2021 chromosome 9, UVic_Omas_1.1, whole genome shotgun sequence):
atctgagattcccaaagattggaaagctgccacggtcatccccctcttcaaagggggtgacactctagacccaaactgctacagacctatatctatcctaccctgtctttcaaaggtgttcaaaagccaagttaacaaagagattactgaccatttcgaatcccaccataccttctccgctctgcaatctggtttcagagctggtcatgggtgcatcaaggttctaaacgacatcataaccgccattgataagagacattactgtgcagccgtattcatcgacctggccaaggctttcgacgcTGTCAATCACAAcgttcttattggcagactcgacagccttggtttctcaaatgattgcctcgcctggtttaccaactacttctctgatagagttcagtgtgtcaaatcggagggcctgttgtccggaccactGACAGTCTCTATgcgtgtgccacagggttcaattctcgggctgactctcttttctgtatacatcaatgatgttgctcttgctgctggtgaatctctgatccacctctacgcagacgacaccattctgtatacttctggcccctccttggacactgtgttagctaacttccagacgagcttcaatgccatacaactctccttccttggccttcaactgctcttaaacgcaggtaaaactaaatgcatgctattcaatcgatcactgcctgTACCTGCTCGCCcgtctgacttagaatacgtggacaactacaaatacctgggtgtctgattagactgtaaactgtccttccagactcacattaagcatctccaatccaaaattaaatctagaatcggcttgcTATATCGCATCCTTCACACatcctgccaaacatacccttgtaaaactgaccatcctaccgatcctcgactttggtgatgtcatctataaaatagcctccaacactctactcaacaaactggatgcagtctatcacagtgccattcgttttgtcaccaaagccctatacactacccaccattgcgacctgtacgctctcgttgctTGGCCcccgcttcatactcgtcaccaaacccactggctacaggttatctacaagtctctgctaggtaaagccctgccttatctcagctcactggtcaccatagaagcacccactcgtagcacacgctccagcaggtatatctcactggtcacccccaaagccaattcctcctttggtcgtctttccttccagttctctgctacccaTGACTAgtacgaattgcaaaaatctctgaagctggagactcacatctccctcactagctttaacaCCAGCTggcagagcagtttacagatcactgcacctgtacatagcccacctgtaaacagcccatctatctacctatctcATCCcaatactggtatttatttattttgctcatttgcaccccagtatctctacctgcacattcatcttctgccgatctaccattccagtgtttaattgctatattgtaattacttcaccaccatggcctatttatttccttgacttacctcatttgcactcactgtatgaagactttttgttttcttttgtttgactgcattattgactgtatgttttgttaattccatgtgtaactctgtgttgttgtatgtgtcgaattgctacgctttatctttgccaggtcgcagttgcaaatgagaacttgttctcaactagcctacctggttaaataaaggggaaataaaaatatatatatatatattttttttttttacacggaATTGACCGCCACTGCGCAGATACCTCTATGGCCATAGCCACTATTTACTAAAAATTGCTTGTATACATAACCAGAGACACTATTCAGGTTACATTAAATGGAATACAGGCAGCATGATCTTGTTTGGATGGATTAACTACCTTAATTAAAGGTAGTTAATCCAGGTAGGTGAGGTTTGACATTATTCatatattttatttaatcaaCAGGTTCAGTTTActaatttaaaatatattattgATCGTATCTTGATTGGTTCGTAAGCGTGTCCATAAATACTGTACTTTCCCTTCATTTGGCACTCATTCCACATGCCAGTTCAAAACATGTGTTACACATACATTACACAATAActtgagaaagagagaagaggaaataCATTTCTTTCCTTGTCAGAAACTCCCCAGATAAGGAGTGGCTACCGGTTCAACATAAAATGTAATGTATGAAATGAGTACTGGACACTTCCAACAGAACCTGAATACATGATGAGTATGATCATGGCATCTTTTCTCTCCGCAGCTCTGCTGTTGCTGGTTCCTGGGATCCTGACTGAAAGTAATGTagaatatatttatttactttacgTCTTTGTAATGTCAACTCTATCACCTATAAACTACAGTATAGTTGACATTGTAAATTACAATTTAAACAGAGTCTTCCATTGAGTTGGTGGTAGTCAACAGCATCTCAAACACACCCAATAAGACCTACAGTACTGATGTCGCATTCAGAGGGGTCCTTATCGGTGCCATGAGAAGACTGCAGGAGACCACTGTAGGATTCAAGTTAGTGGACTATTAAGTTAAATTGGCACATTGTTAGATGCTGTTTCATTAGATTCTCGGCAGAATGTATGTTATGTTGTCAGGTGTCATTGGTGAGGACTGTTGTTTTTGCAGTTTCAACTACACAGAGGACCGCAACTATGGTCCCTTCCTGGTGAGTGTGAATGGTGTAGCCGGGAACAATACTGAAAACACTTTTTGGGAGCTCCTTGTTCAGACTGGGGGGAATGGGACCACAATCAGACCTGATGTGGGTGAGTAATGATGGAAAGCGtcttctctctcttactcattTTTTTTGTGGTGTATTTGCTGAGGGACAAATCACCCGATGTAAATTAGGGGAAAAGCATGCATGTTATTTACAATGGCATTCATAATATATAACAACACCTCTGTCACACAAATGctgcacatactgtacagtataactACTCACACATTGACCTATTTGGACATTATTTCTGCAGGTATTGGCTGTTACATCCCTGAACCAAATGACCGCATCATCCTAAGATTTACTGTGTTCGTCTCGGGCTCGCACTCCGTGAGTGGCAACAGTTCGAATCCTGGGAACCTCACAGCAGGAAGTAATGTAGCATTTGTTTACTTCTAGAACATGTTTACCTCTTTGCAATGTCATCACCACAGTATTGACATTGCAGGCAACATGGTTTTTCAACAGACCCTTCCAGACTAGATTCCATTGAGCTGGTGGTAGTCAACAACATCTCAAACACCACCAACAAGACCTACAGTACTGACATTGCATTCAGAGGGGTCCTTATCGGTGCCATGAGGAGAC
Coding sequences:
- the LOC135546073 gene encoding uncharacterized protein LOC135546073 translates to MMSMIMASFLSAALLLLVPGILTEKSSIELVVVNSISNTPNKTYSTDVAFRGVLIGAMRRLQETTVGFNFNYTEDRNYGPFLVSVNGVAGNNTENTFWELLVQTGGNGTTIRPDVGIGCYIPEPNDRIILRFTVFVSGSHSVSGNSSNPGNLTAGNPSRLDSIELVVVNNISNTTNKTYSTDIAFRGVLIGAMRRLQTNSGFNFTYTEDPNYGPFLVSVNGVAGNNTEKTFWELLVQTGGNGTIIRPDVGIGCYIPKQNDRIILNFTEFTTNSASGSCTNPGVLLFLVGLFFCFLV